The following are encoded in a window of Maylandia zebra isolate NMK-2024a linkage group LG5, Mzebra_GT3a, whole genome shotgun sequence genomic DNA:
- the phf20a gene encoding PHD finger protein 20 isoform X4: protein MFSSFFSASYTVRFYDGVIQTVKGIHVKPFTRERGGGKSRSSERNMVRRAPNRRDRRSQENGGPKNKRARRSTSDQEEDSNTEDEEHEQGMVNDKNKKTNGELEAVPTVKKEEEIPEKADQIKPRDVEKGTGFSNGVKVEEDEKEGGETCRINGDVKKEEVEMEQTGAKPYTESLKPYTELPTQMSLQTEQVSVTMTTTESSGDVEQKPNVQSESVQAAVDVPPPQPVKPVRKQGFHNPNRFSREPLYRVIKNQPPPVLSINLDHNPFKCSAPGCTKSFRKAKLLHYHMKYYHGEEQPPEADRSPTRSVQTRASEKQSSATGLDGTKRRRTISASMQSVGVATAPRGELKAAGRRTSAPPAVNTQGHQQRALLREKSKENQLDRNGCQLQDKDSDRSCFDIGSVKDKLKEKPKQKDFLRIKLKKKKKKKKAKSDCTGSEENIGISVLGLQSKLNLPLKTPPSHNHKPEAYPSRPGYSYSEQIHVDDEDSISDWSTDSCGWSEDDFDVDLDVTTPPLSVDSGALDTSDQEIVRCICEVEEENDFMIQCEDCLCWQHGTCMGLLEENVPDRYTCYICRDPPGQRQSLRYWYDREWLTNGHMYGLSFLEENYSHQNAKKITTTHQLLGDVHHVVEILNGLQLKMSVLQNNSHPDLQLWRHPWKHLERSRIGSDSCRSSNAIPSPVTPDEDMNRGEILMSNALEKLSRAATAATASSSCSSSPFPSFQDSYITSEHCYQKPRAYYPAVEQRLVVETRQGSELEGSMRSTEELLEREQRYGSLLETDKPKSTGISNKASLGGSWSQTENRDEGVKDSGEASDNSRQHQQWRINLLDHIDAVQDEVSHRMDFIERELDVLESWLDYTGELEPPEPLARLPQLKHRMKRLLTQLSKVQQIALYSST from the exons atgttttcttcattcttttcagcatcCTACACTGTGAGGTTTTATGATGGTGTCATCCAGACAGTGAAAGGAATACATGTGAAGCCTTTTACCAGAGAG AGAGGTGGAGGGAAGTCTCGGTCTTCTGAAAGGAACATGGTTAGGAGGGCCCCAAACCGCAGAGACAGAAGGTCTCAGGAGAACGGGGGACCCAAGAACAAGCGAGCCAGACGCAGCACTTCAGACCAGGAGGAAGACAGCAACACTGAGGATGAGGAGCATGAACAGGGAAtggtaaatgataaaaacaagaaaacaaatggtGAGCTAGAGGCTGTGCCCACTgtcaaaaaagaagaggaaatccCTGAGAAAGCAGACCAAATCAAGCCCAGGGATGTCGAAAAAGGGACAGGATTCAGTAATGGCGTGAAAGTCGAGGAAGACGAGAAGGAAGGTGGCGAAACGTGTCGCATCAATGGAGATGTGAAAAAGGAAGAGGTGGAAATGGAACAGACTGGAGCAAAGCCATATACAGAGTCACTCAAGCCATACACAGAGTTGCCCACTCAGATGTCATTGCAAACAGAGCAGGTGTCTGTCACTATGACAACCACAGAATCCAGTGGCGATGTGGAGCAGAAACCAAATGTCCAATCAGAAAGTGTTCAGGCCGCAGTGGATGTGCCGCCTCCTCAGCCTGTGAAAC CGGTAAGGAAGCAGGGTTTCCACAACCCCAACAGATTTAGCAGAGAACCAT TGTATCGAGTTATCAAAAACCAACCTCCTCCTGTCCTGTCCATCAATCTTGATCACAACCCGTTCAAGTGCAGCGCTCCTGGCTGCACAAAATCATTCCGTAAAGCCAAGCTGCTGCATTACCACATGAAATATTACCATGGCGAGGAACAGCCCCCAGAGGCAGACCGCAGCCCCACAAGGAGCGTCCAGACTAGGGCCTCTGAGAAACAGTCTAGTGCCACTGGTTTGGATGGCACAAAGAGAAGGCGCACCATTTCTGCATCCATGC agTCTGTTGGAGTTGCCACGGCTCCGCGTGGAGAGCTGAAGGCTGCTGGCAGACGCACGTCAGCACCGCCTGCAGTCAACACTCAAGGCCATCAGCAGAGGGCACTGCTGAGggagaaaagcaaagagaacCAGCTGGACAGGAATGGCTGTCAGCTGCAGGACAAAGACTCAGACAGGAGTTGCTTCGATATTG GTTCAGTAAAAgataaactgaaagaaaagcCTAAACAGAAGGACTTCCTCCGCATTAAActcaagaaaaagaagaagaaaaagaaggccAAGTCTG ACTGCACAGGTAGTGAGGAGAATATTGGCATCTCAGTATTGGGTCTTCAGTCCAAATTGAATTTGCCACTCAAAACTCCCCCCTCACACAATCACAAGCCCGAGGCCTACCCCAGCAGGCCTGGATACAGCTACTCAGAGCAGATACATGTGGATG ACGAGGATAGTATCAGTGACTGGTCCACTGATAGCTGTGGGTGGAGTGAAGATGACTTTGATGTGGATTTGGACGTCACTACACCACCTCTGAGTGTGGACTCTGGTGCCTTAGACACCAGTGACCAAGAGATAGTGAGATGCATCTGTGAGGTGGAAGAAGAGAATGACTTCATGATTCAG TGTGAAGATTGTTTGTGCTGGCAGCATGGCACCTGTATGGGATTGTTGGAAGAAAATGTTCCAGACCGTTACACTTGCTACATCTGCCGAGACCCACCAg GTCAGAGGCAGAGTCTACGTTACTGGTATGATCGAGAGTGGTTGACCAATGGTCACATGTATGGACTCTCGTTCCTGGAAGAAAACTACTCTCACCAAAATGCCAAGAAGATCACCACCACCCACCAGCTGCTGGGAGATGTGCACCATGTAGTGGAGATCCTCAATGGTCTTCAGCTTAAGATGAGCGTCTTACA GAACAACTCTCACCCTGACCTGCAGCTATGGCGACATCCCTGGAAGCATTTGGAGAGGTCAAGGATTGGTTCAGATTCGTGCCGGAGCAGCAATGCAATTCCATCTCCTGTGACTCCTGATGAGGACATGAACCGAGGAGAGATCTTAATGTCCAACGCTCTGGAGAAGCTTAGCCGGGCTGCTACAGCTGCCACCGCCTCTTCGTCCTGCTCCTCTTCcccctttccttccttccaagACTCTTACATTACCAGTGAACACTGCTACCAGAAACCACGAGCATATTATCCAGCAGTGGAGCAGCGGCTGGTGGTGGAGACCCGACAGGGCTCTGAGCTGGAGGGCAGCATGAGGAGCACAGAGGAGCTGCTGGAAAGGGAGCAACGCTACGGAAGCCTGCTTGAGACAGACAAGCCCAAATCAACAGGCATCAGCAACAAG GCTTCATTGGGTGGCTCATGGTCACAGACTGAGAACAGGGACGAGGGTGTCAAGGACTCCGGAGAAGCTTCAGATAACAGCAGGCAGCATCAGCAGTGGCGGATCAACCTGCTGGATCACATAGATGCCGTCCAGGACGAGGTCTCTCACAGGATGGACTTCATTGAGAGGGAGCTAGATG TGCTGGAGAGCTGGCTGGACTACACCGGGGAACTGGAGCCTCCTGAACCTCTGGCTCGTCTGCCTCAGCTCAAACACCGCATGAAACGGTTGCTGACACAGCTAAGCAAGGTGCAGCAGATCGCCCTGTACAGCTCCACATGA